The Littorina saxatilis isolate snail1 linkage group LG15, US_GU_Lsax_2.0, whole genome shotgun sequence genome contains a region encoding:
- the LOC138949307 gene encoding cysteine-rich venom protein-like: MWSMVGVLVGFVLCSASSGVRGLQVSENCEKKYKELYPNHTMCLVDRPQATAVTLTKATQHAIVHKHNQLRARVQPAATNMQKVVWDEKLATVAAKWARQCVIGHDDNKARQIPEYPKAFISQNAGFGHTSFNHAIDNWYREESKFTFGGSYVWGTGHYFQLVFHGLSRVGCGAAKCPHSTHPAHRICNYAAGLDTSGTPYTNGTSCAACPDHCDSATKKLCDCGGKICYRNGKVDVRTCKCKCADGFEGDNCEQRSCPNEDYLSRCLTASPDQCSVTINPDNCPILCGLCPKPCNGKECRNGGKLAFQNCTCNCRGGFSGPLCEKCPSGDKEDCPTRSTTFCAASVDHRAACPYRCKLCSEKDLPCQNKKCHHHGKLDTKTCTCNCEEGFTGDRCEVCPVHDKDYCVTQPVKMCTDYPHKAYWMEMNCPHKCSHCNETVAAKE; encoded by the exons ATGTGGTCAATGGTTGGAGTTCTTGTCGGATTTGTGCTATGTTCTGCGAGTTCAGGAGTCAGAG GTTTGCAGGTGTCAGAGAAC TGTGAAAAGAAGTACAAGGAGCTGTACCCAAATCACACGATGTGCCTGGTGGACCGTCCACAAGCCACCGCTGTCACGCTCACCAAGGCCACCCAACACGCCATTGTCCACAAGCATAATCAACTCAGGGCCAGAGTGCAGCCAGCCGCCACCAACATGCAGAAAGTG GTGTGGGACGAAAAACTGGCCACGGTGGCGGCCAAGTGGGCAAGACAGTGTGTGATCGGCCATGACGACAACAAAGCCAGACAAATACCCG AGTATCCTAAAGCCTTCATCAGCCAGAACGCAGGATTTGGACACACCAGTTTTAATCATGCGATTGACAACTGGTACCGAGAGGAAAGCAAGTTCACCTTCGGAGGCTCTTACGTATGGGGCACGGGGCATTATTTTCAG CTGGTTTTCCACGGCCTCAGTCGCGTGGGGTGCGGTGCGGCCAAGTGTCCCCACAGCACACACCCTGCTCACCGCATCTGTAACTACGCTGCTGG ACTGGACACAAGCGGCACACCCTACACGAACGGGACGTCCTGTGCTGCCTGCCCTGATCACTGTGACAGCGCTACCAAGAAACTCTGCG ATTGTGGAGGGAAGATCTGCTACCGCAATGGCAAAGTGGATGTCAGGACGTGCAAGTGTAAATGTGCTGACGGCTTTGAGGGAGACAACTGTGAACAAA GGTCTTGCCCCAATGAGGACTACTTAAGCAGATGTTTGACAGCCAGTCCTGACCAGTGCAGCGTCACCATCAATCCGGACAACTGTCCCATCCTCTGTGGACTTTGCCCAA AGCCATGCAATGGGAAGGAGTGTCGCAATGGCGGCAAACTCGCATTCCAGAACTGCACGTGCAATTGCCGAGGGGGCTTCTCTGGACCATTGTGTG agaagtGCCCTTCTGGAGACAAAGAGGACTGCCCAACCAGAAGTACGACTTTCTGTGCGGCTAGCGTAGACCACAGAGCAGCCTGCCCCTACCGCTGCAAACTCTGCTCTG AGAAAGACCTGCCGTGTCAAAACAAGAAGTGTCATCACCATGGGAAACTTGACACAAAGACATGCACGTGCAACTGTGAGGAAGGCTTCACTGGGGACcgttgtg AAGTGTGCCCAGTCCACGACAAGGACTACTGTGTGACACAGCCTGTGAAGATGTGCACGGACTATCCCCACAAGGCGTACTGGATGGAGATGAACTGCCCTCACAAATGTTCCCACTGCAACGAGACAGTAGCAGCCAAGGAATAA